From Acropora muricata isolate sample 2 chromosome 14, ASM3666990v1, whole genome shotgun sequence, one genomic window encodes:
- the LOC136897976 gene encoding uncharacterized protein, with protein MPWSEDGPPKESNYDVAYQRMLSSEKTFKRKNCIEDVQVEIQKLLEQEFIAEIEQVDHDVPEWYLPMQAVLTPDRSTKLRLVYDASAKGQNGKSLNDHLEKGPNYINSLPNVLIAWRFDQVAYSGDMRKMFNQVRIHPDDQVFHRFLWRTNESEQPRVYQWVRLNFGDKPAPDIAAAAIKTLAKASEAQHSEGAKELCTHVYVDDIGGSRENEARCKKVTSEIDAILSTGQFQVKAWHSNNKNVNQSDEERPDFLGHKWIKVLDKISFKKSEIGVNLTNLSKRGCLASVAQMWDPMGLVVPCTIELRIDLQELWSAGYSWDEILPEEIRMKWIRNIQILNQLLTYEFDRKLKPDNAVGLPEIHGFCDGGEKAYGAVVFLRWKLANSNYFCVPLMVKAFVAPLKKKSIPRLELMGCLTLSRLYSTCKEALEFAELSDAKTVFWMDSQTVLAWIKTPPKRFKPFVSVRVAEIQETLDTQAFKYIRSDVNPADVLTRGVPPEGVKTWMEGPPFLQRPEEEWPTFKENSKSVDEESLKEIKSSKEKTTKWKEPTQCTVSLEESTNIRQPTDNPILQHLMKTCSTFTKARKTLAYVLRFINNARKKENNTSPTSPEELKESELQMFKWCQETININTVDQKLMSKPDEQGLIRAYGRLENIRSLPNEMRNPIILPKGHQMVDLLLKHLHAKRAHCGFKSLIYESRKHFWIVGVRKMAKQVTSKCVTCKKLRRKPMGQLMGQLPKLRVAAGFPAFSSTALDMFGPFQVKVGRKSLKEAHVIIFTCMTTRAIHLELVTDKSTDTFLMAFCRFASLRGHPINCWSDCGTNFVGAQQYLKEVMQGWDIPRIQSVLSNEFSYTFKWEWNVPRASHQNGVVESLIKSVRQALDATSKNQSFTEEQWRTHLAEVTYLVNSRPLYPSSDGIWESPPVSPNDLLIGHHFPPPAPEQEERVNPRHLMRSTEKRVQEFWRCWIKYFAPNLLPRNKWYRPRENLKEGDLVLEMEPTPIRTWKLGLVLLTYPGADGLVRKARIKTATSIYDRPIHKLCLIATKEELSNET; from the coding sequence ATGCCATGGTCAGAAGACGGACCCCCAAAGGAGAGCAATTACGATGTTGCGTACCAGCGAATGTTGTCCTCAGAGAAAACCTTCAAGAGAAAGAACTGTATCGAGGACGTACAAGTTGAAATACAGAAGCTGCTCGAACAAGAGTTTATCGCAGAAATCGAACAGGTCGACCATGACGTTCCGGAATGGTATCTTCCTATGCAGGCTGTTTTAACCCCAGATAGAAGCACCAAACTTCGTTTAGTCTACGATGCATCCGCAAAGGGCCAAAATGGAAAGTCCCTAAACGATCATCTAGAAAAAGGGCCGAACTATATTAACAGTTTACCTAACGTTCTCATTGCTTGGCGCTTCGATCAAGTTGCATATTCCGGAGACATGCGCAAGATGTTTAATCAAGTTCGGATCCACCCAGATGATCAAGTATTCCACAGATTCCTATGGAGAACAAACGAAAGTGAACAGCCCCGAGTGTATCAGTGGGTCAGATTAAATTTCGGGGACAAACCCGCACCCGATATTGCAGCTGCAGCAATCAAGACCTTGGCCAAAGCATCAGAAGCGCAGCATTCAGAAGGAGCTAAAGAGCTCTGCACACATGTCTACGTGGACGATATTGGCGGTTCCAGGGAGAACGAAGCAAGATGCAAGAAAGTTACAAGTGAAATCGACGCCATACTTTCAActggacaatttcaagtcaaagcatGGCACTCCAACAACAAGAACGTTAACCAGTCAGACGAAGAACGTCCAGATTTTCTTGGCCATAAATGGATAAAAGTTCTCGACAAGATTTCCTTTAAGAAGAGCGAAATTGGAGTAAACTTGACAAACCTTTCAAAAAGGGGATGTCTGGCCAGCGTCGCACAAATGTGGGATCCCATGGGGCTCGTAGTACCATGCACCATTGAATTGAGAATTGATCTCCAAGAATTGTGGAGTGCAGGATATTCGTGGGACGAAATTCTTCCCGAAGAGATTCGTATGAAGTGGATAAGAAACATTCAAATCCTCAATCAGCTTCTCACATACGAGTTCGACAGAAAGTTGAAGCCTGATAACGCAGTGGGTTTACCTGAAATCCACGGGTTTTGCGACGGCGGAGAGAAGGCGTACGGGGCCGTTGTGTTCCTCAGATGGAAGCTGGCAAACAGCAATTACTTCTGTGTCCCGCTCATGGTGAAAGCATTCGTTGCACCTCTAAAGAAGAAATCCATTCCGCGATTGGAATTAATGGGATGTCTTACGCTCTCCAGATTGTACAGCACTTGCAAAGAAGCACTAGAATTTGCCGAGTTGTCTGACGCCAAGACAGTATTTTGGATGGATTCACAAACCGTATTAGCCTGGATTAAAACGCCCCCCAAAAGATTCAAGCCGTTTGTCTCGGTGAGAGTTGCTGAGATTCAGGAAACCCTTGACACTCAAGCATTCAAGTACATCAGATCTGATGTTAACCCAGCAGACGTCTTGACGAGAGGAGTACCACCAGAGGGGGTAAAAACTTGGATGGAAGGTCCTCCATTTCTGCAGCGCCCCGAAGAAGAGTGGCCTAcgttcaaagaaaattcaaagagtGTCGACGAAGAATCGTTGAAAGAAATCAAGTCCAGCAAGGAGAAGACGACCAAGTGGAAAGAACCAACACAatgtacagtttctttagaagaatCAACAAACATCAGACAACCGACTGATAACCCTATCCTGCAACATTTAATGAAGACCTGCTCAACGTTCACTAAAGCTAGAAAGACCCTGGCCTATGTCCTGAGATTCATTAACaatgcaagaaagaaagaaaacaacacgagCCCAACTTCACCAGAAGAATTGAAAGAATCCGAACTACAGATGTTCAAATGGTGTCAAGAGACAATCAACATAAACACTGTAGACCAAAAGCTGATGTCAAAACCAGATGAACAAGGATTGATACGCGCATATGGAAGATTAGAAAACATCAGGTCATTGCCAAATGAGATGCGAAATCCTATCATTTTACCAAAAGGGCACCAAATGGTCGATCTACTCCTTAAACATCTCCATGCAAAACGAGCGCATTGCGGATTCAAAAGCCTCATTTATGAATCGAGGAAACACTTCTGGATCGTGGGAGTCCGTAAAATGGCCAAGCAAGTGACCAGTAAATGTGTTACGtgtaagaagctacgacgaaaGCCCATGGGGCAATTGATGGGCCAACTCCCCAAACTACGAGTCGCAGCAGGATTTCCTGCATTCAGCAGCACAGCGTTGGACATGTTCGGACCTTTCCAAGTTAAAGTCGGGCGTAAGTCTCTGAAGGAAGCACACGTGATAATATTTACTTGCATGACAACTAGAGCAATCCATTTAGAACTTGTAACTGACAAGAGTACCGACACATTCCTCATGGCATTTTGTCGATTTGCGTCGCTCAGAGGCCACCCTATTAACTGTTGGTCAGATTGCGGAACGAACTTTGTCGGAGCACAACAATACTTAAAGGAAGTAATGCAAGGTTGGGATATCCCCAGAATTCAGAGTGTCTTGTCAAATGAATTTTCATACACATTCAAGTGGGAATGGAACGTACCTCGTGCAAGCCATCAGAATGGAGTAGTCGAAAGCCTTATAAAATCCGTGAGACAAGCATTGGACGCCACTTCCAAGAATCAGTCATTCACGGAGGAACAGTGGAGAACACATCTCGCAGAAGTGACATATTTGGTAAACAGCCGACCTCTTTATCCCAGTTCAGACGGAATCTGGGAAAGCCCTCCTGTCTCTCCAAACGACCTtcttattggccaccattttccGCCTCCTGCTCCAGAACAAGAAGAGAGGGTGAATCCGCGGCATCTCATGCGAAGCACTGAAAAACGGGTTCAAGAATTCTGGAGGTGTTGGATAAAATATTTCGCGCCAAATCTGTTGCCCAGAAACAAATGGTATAGACCGAGAGAAAACCTCAAGGAGGGAGATCTGGTGTTAGAAATGGAACCAACTCCAATAAGAACATGGAAGCTTGGACTGGTACTTCTTACGTATCCGGGAGCAGATGGTCTTGTGAGAAAAGCTAGAATTAAAACTGCAACTTCAATTTATGATCGACCGATTcacaaactttgtttaattgcTACAAAGGAAGAACTGAGTAATGAAACATAA